Proteins from one Halococcus hamelinensis 100A6 genomic window:
- a CDS encoding 7-cyano-7-deazaguanine synthase, which translates to MAERHDPSRDPAADRPTTHETVHDDTDTNSTAFVLLSGGIDSAVCLQRALRDHETVEAIHIDYGQQTEAIERANAEAQADRHDIPLHGCDYRTVFAGFAAGTIEDKTYDRDHTTDERHSVGYVPQRNLHFLTTAAAIAEHHTDPGEPITLYHGAQRNDEADYPDCRPSFIEAAQSAVDRSTDRHSIRIRTPIIDRSKANVLRLGDRLGVDWELTFSCYNDADGEPCGECPACIEREEAFADADIEDPVS; encoded by the coding sequence ATGGCCGAACGACACGACCCGTCTCGCGACCCGGCAGCCGATCGACCAACGACCCACGAAACCGTCCACGACGACACCGACACGAACTCGACGGCGTTCGTCCTCCTCTCGGGCGGTATCGACTCGGCGGTCTGCCTGCAACGGGCGCTCCGCGACCACGAGACGGTCGAGGCGATCCACATCGACTACGGCCAGCAAACGGAGGCCATCGAGCGGGCCAACGCCGAAGCCCAGGCCGACCGACACGACATCCCGCTCCACGGCTGTGACTACCGGACCGTGTTCGCGGGGTTCGCGGCGGGGACGATCGAGGACAAGACGTACGACCGGGACCACACCACCGACGAGCGCCACAGCGTGGGCTACGTCCCCCAGCGAAACCTCCACTTCCTCACCACGGCCGCCGCGATCGCCGAACACCACACCGACCCCGGGGAGCCCATCACGCTCTATCACGGGGCCCAGCGAAACGACGAGGCCGACTATCCCGACTGCCGACCGAGCTTCATCGAGGCCGCCCAGAGCGCGGTCGACCGCTCGACCGACCGGCACTCGATCCGTATCCGGACGCCGATCATCGACCGCTCGAAAGCGAACGTCCTGCGCCTCGGCGACCGTCTCGGGGTCGACTGGGAGCTCACCTTCAGTTGCTACAACGACGCGGACGGGGAGCCCTGCGGGGAGTGTCCGGCCTGCATCGAGCGCGAGGAAGCGTTCGCGGACGCCGATATCGAGGATCCGGTTTCTTGA
- a CDS encoding Hsp20/alpha crystallin family protein, with the protein MSYKDTPFERMDRMMDEMNRRFAATNWGDWQDADWRMPALEDGSGDRWDHSEWDTTLNVERDAEGFTVLADTPGFERDELDVRFHDGTLHIGGTHEDDHEGFHSRRFSREIGLDGDVLEDEITAHYRNGVLEIRVPTEDTAEVIDEGRHIEIED; encoded by the coding sequence ATGAGCTACAAAGACACTCCCTTCGAACGCATGGACCGGATGATGGACGAGATGAACCGCCGTTTCGCCGCGACGAACTGGGGTGACTGGCAGGACGCGGACTGGCGGATGCCCGCGTTGGAGGACGGTTCCGGCGACCGCTGGGACCACAGCGAGTGGGACACCACCCTGAACGTCGAACGCGATGCCGAGGGGTTCACCGTCCTCGCCGACACGCCCGGCTTCGAACGCGACGAACTCGACGTCCGGTTCCACGACGGCACCCTCCACATCGGTGGCACGCACGAGGACGACCACGAGGGGTTCCACAGCCGCCGGTTCAGCCGCGAGATCGGCCTCGACGGCGACGTCCTCGAAGACGAGATCACCGCCCACTACCGTAACGGCGTGCTCGAGATCAGGGTGCCCACCGAGGACACAGCCGAGGTCATCGACGAGGGCCGCCACATCGAGATCGAGGACTGA
- a CDS encoding DUF7839 domain-containing protein produces MPTNADEAGRAGVLESKRNATRYQILVEVAERQPAVSQREIADAIGVTAQAVSEYLGDLAEEGYVAKHGRGRYEVTKEGVDWLLSQTDDLRGFIRHVTEDVIGRVEVETAVATTEIAADETVSLTMRDGVLSATAGEAGSATAVAITDAEPGQDVGVTEFEGLVEHEVGSVTAVSVPGVQRGGSSAVDPTTVTDLAEGHDLVATAGTEALATARAAGIDIDIRFATAPAVREAATKGLDVLVLATADLLSAHTDELRQGGIGYEVVDVGS; encoded by the coding sequence ATGCCGACGAACGCGGACGAGGCCGGTCGTGCGGGCGTTCTCGAGAGCAAGCGAAACGCCACGCGCTATCAGATCCTAGTCGAGGTCGCCGAACGCCAGCCCGCCGTGAGCCAGCGCGAGATCGCCGACGCCATCGGCGTCACCGCCCAGGCCGTGAGCGAGTACCTCGGGGACCTCGCCGAGGAGGGCTACGTCGCGAAGCACGGCCGCGGCCGGTACGAGGTCACGAAGGAGGGTGTCGACTGGCTCCTGAGCCAGACCGACGACCTCCGGGGGTTCATTCGGCACGTCACCGAGGACGTCATCGGTCGCGTCGAGGTCGAGACCGCGGTCGCCACCACCGAGATCGCGGCGGACGAGACGGTCTCGCTCACGATGCGCGACGGCGTGCTGTCGGCGACGGCGGGCGAGGCCGGGAGCGCGACCGCGGTCGCCATCACCGACGCCGAACCCGGCCAGGACGTCGGCGTCACGGAGTTCGAGGGGCTCGTCGAACACGAGGTCGGGTCGGTGACCGCGGTCTCGGTCCCCGGCGTCCAGCGCGGCGGCAGTTCGGCGGTCGATCCGACGACCGTGACCGACCTCGCCGAGGGCCACGACCTCGTGGCGACCGCCGGCACCGAGGCCCTCGCGACCGCTCGCGCCGCGGGGATCGACATCGACATCCGGTTCGCCACCGCGCCCGCGGTTCGCGAGGCGGCCACGAAGGGGCTCGACGTGCTGGTGCTCGCGACGGCGGACCTGCTCTCGGCCCACACCGACGAACTCCGCCAGGGCGGCATCGGCTACGAGGTCGTCGACGTCGGGTCCTGA
- a CDS encoding glycosyltransferase — MKVCFLINQLAPGGAPTLLLDIVRNTDSTTDIEYTVCFIEGDDTLVPAFETAGARVVDFEAEFKFDPRALARMARFFRREEFDVLHAHLPYSQTVGRVFGRLGGIDAVVSTQHSAPNNYHPITRLLERLTRPLDSRTVAVSKAVERLFTGESHAYEPGQTHQWCTIHNGLDTEEFGTEVRTAKTDSIRHEWGLGDGPILLNVGRYFPQKSQHTLIKAMSHVVKMRPDAQLLIVGWGELENELRSAVRERGLDDNVRVTGRVPTIHPYYRLADAFVLSSTRESFGIVLLEAMAAKLPVVATDVQGIPEVVDHGRTGLLVPPNDPERLAEAMVEALRTDEPLGENGYERAATEFDIRTTTASHIELYRELGGTAAGPSESRRD, encoded by the coding sequence ATGAAAGTCTGTTTCCTGATCAATCAGCTCGCACCCGGTGGCGCACCGACGCTACTGCTCGATATCGTGAGAAATACCGATTCTACGACCGATATCGAGTACACGGTGTGTTTCATCGAGGGCGATGACACGCTGGTTCCGGCGTTCGAAACCGCCGGAGCGCGGGTCGTGGACTTCGAAGCCGAGTTCAAGTTCGACCCGCGTGCGCTCGCTCGGATGGCCCGATTCTTTCGACGCGAGGAGTTCGACGTGCTCCACGCCCACCTCCCGTACTCTCAGACGGTGGGCCGTGTCTTCGGGCGGCTCGGCGGCATCGACGCCGTCGTGAGTACTCAACACAGCGCTCCGAACAACTATCACCCGATCACGCGGCTCCTCGAACGGCTCACACGGCCGCTCGATTCTCGCACAGTTGCGGTCTCGAAAGCCGTTGAACGGCTGTTTACGGGCGAATCGCATGCGTACGAACCGGGCCAAACTCACCAGTGGTGTACGATCCACAACGGACTCGACACGGAGGAGTTCGGGACAGAGGTACGAACAGCTAAAACTGATTCCATACGGCATGAGTGGGGTCTCGGTGATGGTCCTATTCTCCTGAATGTCGGACGATATTTCCCGCAGAAATCACAGCATACGCTGATCAAGGCGATGAGTCATGTCGTTAAGATGCGACCCGATGCACAACTACTCATAGTCGGTTGGGGCGAACTGGAGAACGAACTTCGGTCGGCAGTTCGGGAACGCGGTCTCGATGACAACGTTCGTGTCACGGGCCGTGTGCCAACGATCCATCCCTATTACCGGCTCGCGGACGCGTTCGTGCTCTCGTCGACCCGAGAGTCGTTCGGTATCGTACTCCTGGAAGCGATGGCCGCGAAACTGCCGGTCGTGGCGACCGACGTACAGGGGATCCCGGAGGTCGTCGACCACGGCCGGACCGGCCTATTGGTTCCACCGAACGATCCCGAGCGCCTCGCCGAGGCGATGGTCGAAGCCCTAAGAACGGACGAACCGCTCGGGGAGAACGGCTACGAGCGTGCAGCCACCGAGTTCGACATCCGGACCACGACCGCCTCACACATCGAGCTCTATCGGGAGCTGGGTGGCACCGCCGCTGGACCGAGCGAGAGTCGGCGCGACTGA
- a CDS encoding glycosyltransferase family 4 protein, whose product MRILRVAQKVYPDVVGGGPYHVHALSRDQAAMGHDVTVLTIGEDGPRREERDGYTVIRRPATAELLGNDISVGVARFLRQADDYDVVHAHSHLYFSTNLAALKRRLDSTPLAITNHGLYSQSAPEWVFRLYLRSLGRATFNTADAAFCYTVEDASRLREVGVRSDIHVVSNGIDETRFSPEGPARSGIAGDPAVVFVGRLVEGKRPGDALAAIETVRETHPNARLWFVGTGPLRTELEDRVAEHGLDDAVGFLGEVDYEAMPAVYRAADLFVLPSRAEGLPRTVLEALSTGTPVVTSDLTQIRSVVDGAGVTVPVGNQEGFASAIDDLADDEERYARYSEQGRERIAEEYSWSATARKTTTHLAALCGADPLTDEPVSD is encoded by the coding sequence ATGCGAATCCTCCGGGTCGCGCAGAAGGTCTATCCGGACGTCGTCGGCGGCGGCCCCTACCACGTCCACGCGCTCAGCCGCGACCAGGCCGCGATGGGCCACGACGTGACGGTGCTCACGATCGGCGAGGACGGCCCGCGCCGCGAGGAACGCGACGGCTACACCGTGATCCGTCGGCCGGCGACCGCCGAACTCCTCGGCAACGACATCTCGGTCGGGGTCGCGCGATTCCTCCGGCAGGCCGACGACTACGACGTCGTCCACGCCCACTCACACCTCTACTTCTCGACGAACCTCGCGGCGCTGAAACGCCGGCTCGACTCGACACCGCTCGCGATCACGAACCACGGCCTCTACTCCCAGTCCGCCCCCGAGTGGGTGTTCCGGCTGTACCTCCGGAGCCTCGGCCGGGCGACGTTCAACACCGCCGACGCGGCGTTCTGTTACACCGTCGAGGACGCCTCGCGCCTCCGGGAGGTCGGGGTGCGAAGCGACATCCACGTGGTTTCGAACGGCATCGACGAGACACGATTCTCACCGGAGGGCCCGGCACGCTCGGGGATCGCCGGCGACCCCGCGGTGGTGTTCGTCGGCCGGCTCGTCGAGGGGAAGCGGCCCGGCGACGCGCTGGCGGCCATCGAGACGGTCCGCGAGACACACCCGAACGCGCGGCTCTGGTTCGTCGGCACCGGGCCGCTCCGGACGGAACTCGAAGACCGCGTCGCCGAGCACGGCCTCGACGACGCGGTGGGGTTCCTCGGCGAGGTCGACTACGAGGCGATGCCGGCGGTCTACCGCGCCGCCGACCTCTTCGTGCTCCCGAGCCGCGCCGAGGGGCTCCCGCGGACGGTGCTCGAAGCGCTCTCGACGGGCACGCCGGTCGTGACGAGCGACCTCACCCAGATACGGTCCGTGGTCGACGGAGCCGGCGTCACCGTCCCCGTGGGGAACCAGGAGGGCTTCGCGAGCGCGATCGACGATCTCGCGGACGACGAGGAGCGGTACGCACGCTACAGCGAGCAGGGTCGCGAGCGGATCGCCGAGGAGTACTCGTGGTCGGCGACCGCGAGGAAGACGACGACCCACCTGGCGGCACTCTGCGGGGCCGACCCACTGACCGACGAGCCGGTTTCGGACTGA
- a CDS encoding 7-carboxy-7-deazaguanine synthase QueE → MPVNAEAEPGEEVRNEADPDAAGLPVNELFYSLQGEGTLAGVPSVFVRTSGCNLRCWFCDSYHTSWEPTHAWMGIEAIVDEVTSYDRADHVVITGGEPLIHEAVVTLVDALGNEGYHVTVETNGTIHRDAAIDLASISPKLASSTPTPERDPKGDGEWRERHEARRIDLDALARLVEDYPTQLKFVVTDPSDLDEINDLVDRIREETSARIPDRDVLLMPEGRTEAEIAANRGVVADLAMEHGYRYTPRLHVNLWNDEAGR, encoded by the coding sequence ATGCCGGTCAACGCCGAGGCCGAACCCGGTGAAGAAGTCCGAAACGAAGCCGACCCCGACGCGGCGGGGCTGCCGGTCAACGAGCTCTTCTACTCGCTCCAGGGAGAGGGAACGCTCGCCGGCGTACCCTCGGTCTTCGTTCGAACCAGCGGCTGTAACCTGCGATGCTGGTTCTGTGACTCGTACCACACCTCCTGGGAGCCGACCCACGCCTGGATGGGGATCGAAGCGATCGTCGACGAGGTGACGAGCTACGACCGGGCCGACCACGTCGTGATAACCGGTGGCGAGCCGCTGATCCACGAGGCGGTCGTCACCCTCGTCGACGCGCTCGGGAACGAGGGCTACCACGTCACCGTCGAGACCAACGGGACCATCCACCGCGACGCCGCGATCGACCTCGCGAGCATCAGCCCGAAGCTCGCCAGCAGCACCCCTACCCCTGAACGGGACCCGAAAGGCGACGGCGAGTGGCGCGAGCGCCACGAAGCGCGCCGTATCGACCTCGACGCGCTGGCGCGACTCGTCGAGGACTACCCCACACAGCTCAAGTTCGTCGTCACCGACCCCTCGGATCTCGACGAGATCAACGACCTCGTCGACCGGATCCGTGAGGAGACGAGCGCTCGGATACCGGATCGGGACGTCCTGTTGATGCCCGAGGGACGAACCGAAGCCGAAATCGCCGCGAACCGCGGGGTCGTCGCGGACCTCGCGATGGAACATGGCTACCGGTACACCCCGCGCCTCCACGTCAACCTCTGGAACGACGAGGCGGGGCGATAG
- a CDS encoding NAD-dependent epimerase/dehydratase family protein, whose translation MILVTGGAGFIGGHLAETFVREGHDVVALDNLEPFYDVGIKRRTIEAARTAAEDGGSYEFVEGDVRDAETVHDLVADAEYVFHQAAQAGVRTSVENPRKVDDINVEGTLNVLDAARESGVERVVFASSSSVYGKPVSLPYQEDQPTTPVSPYGVSKLAAENYVRVYGDLYDIPTVALRYFTVYGPRMRPNMAISNFVSRCTNDEPPVVYGDGSQTRDFTYVADIVRANAKLLDTDAADGETMNIGSTDTVSIETLATTVRDAIAPELDIEYGERQAGDAEHTHADVSKAGELIGYEPTEDIRSGVERFIDWYQDNREWYEPLVRSS comes from the coding sequence ATGATCTTGGTAACGGGCGGTGCGGGGTTCATCGGTGGCCATCTCGCCGAGACGTTCGTTCGCGAGGGCCACGACGTGGTCGCGCTCGACAACCTCGAACCGTTCTACGACGTGGGCATCAAACGACGGACCATCGAGGCCGCGCGCACCGCGGCCGAGGACGGCGGGAGCTACGAGTTCGTCGAGGGCGACGTCCGGGACGCCGAGACGGTCCACGACCTCGTCGCGGACGCGGAGTACGTCTTCCACCAGGCCGCACAGGCGGGGGTCCGCACGAGCGTCGAGAACCCCCGAAAGGTCGACGACATCAACGTCGAGGGGACGCTCAACGTGCTCGATGCGGCCCGCGAGTCGGGCGTCGAGCGCGTGGTGTTCGCGAGTTCGTCGTCGGTGTACGGAAAGCCCGTCTCCTTGCCCTACCAGGAGGACCAGCCGACGACGCCGGTGAGTCCCTACGGCGTCTCGAAGCTCGCCGCCGAGAACTACGTCCGGGTCTACGGCGACCTCTACGACATCCCGACCGTCGCGCTCCGGTACTTCACCGTCTACGGCCCGCGGATGCGACCCAACATGGCCATCTCGAACTTCGTCTCGCGGTGTACGAACGACGAACCGCCCGTGGTCTACGGCGACGGCTCGCAGACCAGGGACTTCACCTACGTCGCGGACATCGTCCGCGCGAACGCGAAACTCCTCGACACCGACGCCGCCGACGGCGAGACCATGAACATCGGCAGCACCGACACCGTCTCGATCGAGACGCTCGCGACGACCGTCCGGGACGCCATCGCACCCGAGCTCGACATCGAGTACGGCGAGCGACAGGCCGGCGACGCCGAACACACCCACGCCGACGTCTCGAAGGCCGGGGAGCTGATCGGCTACGAACCGACCGAGGACATCCGGAGCGGCGTCGAGCGCTTCATCGACTGGTATCAGGACAACCGGGAGTGGTACGAACCGCTCGTTCGCTCGTCGTGA
- a CDS encoding 6-pyruvoyl trahydropterin synthase family protein, with amino-acid sequence MPRIASNEHRTGSSSTVGDSSSVVDDERTLSIGHERPIRLSAGHRLRRHDGKCSRPHGHNYEVCVEVTGTLREEGWVVDKGTVTAVIDEWDHRFLLERGDPLVEAFEDCGDGDALVVLDQPPTAEVMSIVLERRLADRLPATVTDVTVSVAETSELRTEAPR; translated from the coding sequence ATGCCCCGAATCGCCTCGAACGAACATCGAACCGGTTCGTCGTCGACCGTTGGCGACTCGTCGTCGGTCGTTGACGACGAACGGACGCTCTCGATCGGACACGAACGGCCGATCCGCCTCAGCGCGGGCCACCGACTGCGTCGCCACGACGGCAAGTGCAGCCGTCCACACGGTCACAACTACGAGGTCTGTGTCGAGGTCACCGGCACGCTTCGGGAGGAAGGCTGGGTCGTCGACAAGGGGACCGTGACGGCCGTCATCGACGAGTGGGACCATCGGTTCCTGCTCGAACGCGGTGACCCCCTCGTCGAGGCCTTCGAGGACTGTGGCGACGGCGACGCGCTCGTCGTGCTCGACCAGCCCCCGACGGCCGAGGTGATGAGCATCGTGCTCGAACGGCGGTTGGCCGACCGGCTGCCGGCGACGGTGACCGACGTCACCGTCTCGGTCGCCGAAACGAGCGAGCTCCGGACGGAAGCCCCGAGGTAG
- a CDS encoding HAD-IIA family hydrolase: MTTRGVIIDLDGTVYRGETPVPGARRGIDALREAGYTPCFFSNNPTRSAAGFADRLAGMGFDVDPETIRSAATVTTDYLTREHPDDRVFLIGSSGLRSLFEAAGLALVEDPEACDVLVASYDRGFTYDDMTAGLRALEAGAAFVGTDPDVTIPTDDGRSVPGSGAIINAVAGVAEREPDIVVGKPSGEALDAALAALSDPDECLVVGDRLDTDIALGERGGLTTVLVRSGVTDEHTLATG; encoded by the coding sequence ATGACTACCCGTGGCGTGATAATCGACCTCGACGGCACGGTCTACCGGGGCGAGACGCCCGTTCCGGGTGCGCGCCGCGGCATCGACGCCCTCCGCGAGGCGGGCTACACCCCCTGTTTCTTCTCGAACAACCCCACACGGTCGGCCGCGGGGTTCGCCGACCGGCTCGCGGGGATGGGCTTCGACGTCGACCCCGAAACCATCCGGTCGGCCGCCACGGTGACGACCGACTACCTCACGCGCGAACACCCCGACGACCGGGTCTTCCTCATCGGCTCGTCGGGCCTCCGTTCGCTGTTCGAGGCCGCGGGGCTGGCGCTGGTCGAGGACCCCGAAGCCTGTGACGTGCTGGTGGCCTCCTACGACCGGGGGTTCACCTACGACGACATGACCGCGGGGCTCCGGGCGCTCGAAGCCGGCGCGGCGTTCGTCGGCACCGACCCCGACGTCACGATCCCCACCGACGACGGGCGGTCGGTGCCGGGGTCGGGTGCCATCATCAACGCGGTGGCGGGCGTCGCCGAACGCGAGCCCGACATCGTGGTCGGCAAACCCTCCGGAGAGGCCCTCGACGCGGCGCTCGCGGCTCTGTCCGACCCCGACGAGTGTCTCGTGGTCGGCGACCGGCTCGATACCGACATCGCGCTCGGCGAGCGCGGCGGGCTGACGACCGTCCTGGTTCGCTCCGGCGTCACGGACGAGCACACGCTCGCGACGGGG
- a CDS encoding glycosyltransferase family 4 protein, producing the protein MHDGYSIRGQRPLAKPVKHFVDRAGGKWQRGRQPSRRSSEAFRLTVVGNGGLRSELEAQTRNHGLESAVTFAGRVPNDDLPGIYAAHDVFCYPGRWDEPFGRVFLEALATGTPTVASDVGSVGDIVGGGGRTTDGTPHGFVDTILGLVRTGKLRTVSEAATRKVEEYRAETVVPRFVALYERSLDR; encoded by the coding sequence ATGCATGATGGATATAGCATTCGAGGTCAACGGCCACTTGCGAAGCCGGTTAAGCACTTTGTCGACCGCGCCGGTGGGAAGTGGCAACGAGGTCGCCAACCCTCTCGCCGGTCATCGGAGGCGTTCCGGCTGACGGTCGTCGGGAACGGCGGTCTCCGCTCCGAACTCGAAGCCCAGACACGGAATCACGGGCTAGAGTCGGCCGTCACGTTCGCCGGCCGGGTCCCGAACGACGACCTCCCGGGGATCTACGCCGCTCACGACGTCTTTTGCTATCCGGGCCGGTGGGACGAACCGTTCGGACGGGTCTTCCTCGAAGCCCTCGCGACCGGCACCCCGACCGTCGCCAGCGACGTCGGGAGCGTCGGCGACATCGTGGGTGGCGGTGGCCGGACCACCGACGGAACGCCACACGGGTTCGTCGACACGATACTGGGTCTCGTCCGCACTGGGAAACTCCGGACCGTCTCCGAGGCCGCGACACGGAAGGTCGAGGAGTACCGGGCCGAGACGGTCGTACCGCGGTTCGTGGCGCTGTACGAGCGGTCGCTCGACAGGTAG
- a CDS encoding ribbon-helix-helix domain-containing protein, which yields MPKISVDVPQELLDDLDSHVGEHGKFVNRSEAIRASMRKTLDLLDDIDDRHGRLDHEE from the coding sequence ATGCCGAAGATCAGCGTCGACGTCCCCCAGGAACTCCTCGACGACCTCGACAGCCACGTGGGTGAACACGGCAAGTTCGTGAACCGGAGCGAGGCGATCCGGGCCTCGATGCGGAAGACCCTCGACCTGCTCGACGATATCGACGACCGCCACGGCCGACTCGACCACGAGGAGTAG
- a CDS encoding sulfatase, translating to MVSRPNVVVVVMDTARARDVVRSAHRETRLPAIDRLAEEGTEYTNAFASAPWTLPSHAGLFTGTYSSKHGAHAGHKHLDEGLPTLAEAFRSNGYETVAVSNNTWISEEFGFARGFETLYKTWQYVQTDTDLGEVARTKRGSEMVRALAARLLDGNPAINAANAVYGQFFRKRTDDGARRTNEWLRGWLADRSSRKPFFTFVNYLEPHLEYHPPRALAEQYLPNGVTYDDAMAVSQDAWAYITGHESHTEADFDILHGLYNAEIAYLDRRIGDLRGYLEATGEWEDTVLVVTGDHGENIGDHGLMDHQYSLYDSLLHVPLVVAGGAFDGGGRVEDLVQLTDLAPTLLDAADLDAPAMRESIQGRSFHPDANADPRTHAIAEYMAPQPSMDALREQVGPLPDGFPYDRSLRAVRTDDDKLIRGSDGTRERYEVRTDPEESTDLADESSDRVAELETVLDDWLESFEHSEASGSVSMTDATKDRLEDLGYL from the coding sequence ATGGTATCCCGCCCCAACGTCGTGGTCGTCGTGATGGACACCGCGCGCGCACGAGACGTCGTCCGGTCCGCGCACCGTGAGACACGGCTTCCGGCCATCGACCGACTCGCCGAGGAGGGAACCGAGTACACCAACGCGTTCGCCAGTGCGCCGTGGACGCTGCCGTCCCACGCCGGCCTGTTCACCGGGACCTACTCCTCGAAACACGGTGCCCACGCGGGACACAAACATCTCGACGAGGGTCTCCCGACGCTCGCCGAGGCCTTTCGATCGAACGGCTACGAGACGGTCGCCGTCTCGAACAACACCTGGATCTCCGAGGAGTTCGGGTTCGCGCGCGGGTTCGAGACTCTCTACAAGACCTGGCAGTACGTCCAGACCGACACCGACCTCGGCGAGGTGGCACGAACGAAACGCGGGAGCGAGATGGTTCGAGCCCTCGCCGCGCGGCTGCTCGACGGCAACCCGGCGATCAACGCCGCGAACGCGGTCTACGGCCAGTTCTTTCGGAAGCGAACCGACGACGGCGCGAGGCGAACTAACGAGTGGCTTCGGGGGTGGCTCGCCGACCGCTCCTCCCGGAAGCCGTTCTTCACGTTCGTCAACTACCTCGAACCCCACCTCGAATATCACCCGCCGCGCGCCCTCGCCGAACAGTACCTCCCGAACGGCGTGACCTACGACGACGCGATGGCGGTCTCACAGGACGCGTGGGCCTACATCACCGGTCACGAATCGCACACCGAGGCGGATTTCGACATCCTCCACGGGCTCTACAACGCCGAGATCGCCTACCTCGACCGTCGCATCGGCGACCTCCGTGGCTATCTCGAAGCCACCGGCGAGTGGGAGGATACGGTCCTCGTCGTGACGGGCGACCACGGCGAGAACATCGGTGACCACGGCCTGATGGACCACCAGTACTCCCTCTACGACAGCCTCCTCCACGTCCCGCTCGTCGTGGCCGGCGGCGCGTTCGACGGCGGTGGCCGGGTCGAGGACCTCGTTCAGCTCACCGACCTCGCGCCGACGCTGCTCGACGCCGCCGATCTCGACGCGCCCGCGATGCGCGAGTCCATCCAGGGCCGGTCGTTCCACCCCGACGCGAACGCCGACCCCCGGACCCACGCCATCGCCGAGTACATGGCTCCACAACCTTCGATGGATGCGCTCCGCGAGCAGGTCGGTCCCCTGCCCGACGGGTTCCCGTACGATCGGTCGCTCCGGGCGGTCCGAACCGACGACGACAAACTGATCCGCGGGTCGGACGGCACGCGGGAACGGTACGAGGTACGAACCGACCCCGAGGAATCGACCGACCTCGCCGACGAGAGCTCCGACCGAGTCGCCGAGCTCGAAACCGTGCTCGACGACTGGCTGGAGTCGTTCGAACACAGCGAGGCCTCGGGGTCGGTGTCGATGACGGACGCGACGAAGGACCGGCTCGAAGACCTCGGCTATCTCTGA
- a CDS encoding glycosyltransferase family 2 protein — MVDDSTEPLVTAIIPSYNRPGRLERALASIEAQTYSPIEVIVVDDHSDEPVETVLSRLDDRFVANVQCLRHEKNRGGSAARNTGIEAASGEFIAFLDDDDEWHPEKIERQVAVFENAPPNVGVVYSGVRNVDSRDRTNHEKTPKHTGKVTKKLLLHNFIGTFSSVMIRHDAVEHVGLLDERFPSWQDWDYYLRLSRECSFESVPTVLVTRHTDSSGDQISRSYRKKRDRTVPLFREKYEDWAREYGRLFHRQMVAAIQYRLGRSALSNHAYAEGREQLLRAVFHYPALWEAYPYIGATLLGNRGYEAARGVKRAVVRLRH; from the coding sequence ATGGTCGATGATTCAACGGAACCGCTCGTTACTGCTATCATCCCCTCGTACAACCGTCCTGGTCGACTTGAGCGTGCACTTGCGAGTATCGAAGCACAGACCTACTCACCGATAGAGGTCATCGTCGTCGACGACCACTCCGACGAACCGGTAGAGACGGTGCTTTCGAGGCTCGACGACCGATTCGTGGCGAACGTTCAATGTCTTCGCCACGAGAAGAATAGAGGAGGAAGCGCGGCACGCAATACCGGGATCGAAGCCGCCAGCGGCGAGTTCATTGCGTTCCTTGACGATGACGACGAGTGGCACCCGGAGAAGATCGAACGACAGGTCGCCGTATTCGAGAACGCTCCACCGAACGTGGGCGTCGTCTATTCCGGGGTTCGGAACGTCGATTCGAGAGACCGCACTAACCACGAAAAAACGCCGAAACATACGGGGAAAGTGACAAAAAAGCTACTACTCCACAATTTCATCGGAACGTTTTCGTCCGTGATGATACGACACGATGCGGTCGAGCATGTCGGACTCCTCGACGAGCGATTTCCAAGCTGGCAGGACTGGGATTACTACCTCCGGCTCTCACGGGAATGTTCCTTTGAATCGGTGCCAACAGTACTCGTTACACGGCATACGGACTCGTCCGGCGACCAGATCAGCCGGAGTTATCGAAAGAAACGCGATCGGACGGTTCCGCTGTTTCGCGAGAAATACGAGGATTGGGCCCGTGAATACGGCCGGCTTTTTCATCGGCAGATGGTCGCAGCAATACAGTATCGACTCGGTCGGTCCGCGCTCTCGAATCATGCCTACGCCGAAGGGCGAGAACAATTGCTCCGTGCTGTATTCCACTATCCGGCACTGTGGGAAGCCTACCCATATATTGGGGCAACGTTGCTCGGCAATCGAGGTTACGAGGCCGCACGAGGGGTGAAACGTGCTGTAGTGCGATTACGGCATTGA